A genomic region of Dermacentor andersoni chromosome 9, qqDerAnde1_hic_scaffold, whole genome shotgun sequence contains the following coding sequences:
- the LOC126527403 gene encoding uncharacterized protein — protein sequence MADQGKRAQMLRIVGHDVVGVNWRPTRIAEDVPQSRICGLCGVLPNSTVVLPCSHFLCELCLRASVQDGGRVCPLDREPFDEEECETIRFPARKANSLKAHCWNEAEGCEFTDTVESVLRHYEEDCLYHAVECHRCEERVLQRNLPAHYLGGCAVPAGTQQPTSNDGRLTIDELNTALAELTVHFSDSLTELQNRSRVNELFQQSKIQGLQLLQMTRTLQVYERDLRTEMQRVSESVNSAVSRDHNELVERLDRHTEQLLRAIRDYDDGLKREMETIAGRISEKVHREFESRQRPIARRSRRDSAPEVRPGGGGGGGAVHEEATDSGTSSPSIKERAIILRKLEVFASVSLTALEHLRQSAPSYDRRPAAYCERLPNFLQLFPDETLATSQRVAFEENRLVTYRLTVRNADRLFACPDRPSAQVVRWHRTDACLSFAVRAMSTSDALLVAVSCTGFLRTSRLLSPVTSVTMLHEDPERNCALEKYFAEQNSKADRLFKTAVTQHREGGFIRDGEMKFDVVVYDGYLLILALCIHSVEASAGVFEVCFSLSTSVPVSPSATMPDQRRARLYRVRGHAVGGVNWRPTRFAEDVPQAHVCCLCGTIPPSTVLLPCAHLLCEPCHGGSANRGNGSCPLDREPFEEHDCSVIVMPVRKASNLRAHCWNEAAGCEFVGALKAVLRHYEHECDFHTVECPRCGETVLHKELPTHYMSECLAETLSAKDGDPSSKDGTLTTEDHNAAARDLKMWLSDAQSDRVPALQSQINALVEHGKNQGAQLLEIARSIAEFQRRFTEEMAQLVGRVPSSSSFREGLNSDGLECGSSKQEKVALRDRGFLREGGLTRESIRWSLEQKLILRKLELLSQATVSSIDGLRQEMRADRRTTAVFCKPVGPSLCHVVNKTLSCSLNRGTEWERRTYLLTVRSASE from the exons ATGGCAGATCAGGGAAAGCGCGCGCAGATGCTCAGGATCGTAGGCCACGACGTCGTCGGCGTCAACTGGAGGCCGACGCGGATCGCCGAGGACGTGCCGCAGTCTCGTATTTGCGGCCTGTGCGGCGTCCTTCCCAACAGCACGGTCGTGCTTCCCTGTTCGCACTTTCTGTGCGAGCTGTGCCTCAGAGCCAGCGTCCAGGATGGCGGCCGCGTGTGCCCTCTGGATCGCGAGCCCTTCGACGAAGAGGAGTGCGAGACGATCCGCTTTCCGGCGAGAAAAGCGAACAGCCTGAAG GCCCACTGCTGGAACGAAGCGGAAGGATGCGAGTTCACGGACACCGTGGAATCCGTGCTGCGCCACTACGAGGAAGACTGCCTCTACCACGCGGTGGAATGTCACCGCTGCGAAGAACGAGTCCTACAGCGAAACCTGCCGGCCCACTACCTCGGCGGTTGCGCCGTCCCCGCTGGCACGCAACAGCCGACATCGAACGACGGTCGTTTGACGATCGACGAGCTGAACACAGCATTGGCCGAGTTGACAGTGCACTTCAGTGACTCGTTGACCGAGCTTCAAAATCGGAGTCGAGTGAACGAACTGTTCCAACAGTCCAAAATCCAAGGCCTGCAGTTGCTGCAGATGACCCGCACGCTGCAAGTCTACGAGCGCGACTTGAGAACTGAGATGCAGCGAGTGTCGGAGAGCGTGAATTCGGCGGTCAGCCGAGACCACAACGAGCTGGTGGAAAGACTCGACCGCCACACCGAGCAGCTGCTCCGGGCGATCAGAGACTACGACGACGGCTTGAAACGCGAGATGGAAACGATCGCGGGCAGAATCTCCGAGAAAGTCCACCGAGAGTTCGAATCCCGGCAGCGGCCGATAGCTCGTCGTTCGAGGCGAGACTCGGCGCCCGAAGTTCgtccaggaggaggaggaggaggaggcgcagTTCACGAGGAGGCGACCGATTCGGGAACTTCGTCCCCGTCGATCAAGGAGCGGGCGATCATCCTTAGAAAGCTGGAGGTGTTCGCGAGCGTCTCGCTCACGGCCCTGGAACACCTGCGACAAAGCGCCCCGTCGTACGATCGTCGACCGGCCGCTTACTGCGAGCGGCTTCCGAACTTCTTGCAATTATTCCCGGACGAAACTCTGGCGACGTCGCAGAGAGTAGCGTTCGAAGAGAACAGGCTGGTGACGTATCGCTTGACCGTCAGGAACGCCGACCGTCTGTTCGCGTGCCCGGACCGGCCGTCTGCTCAAGTGGTGCGCTGGCACCGGACCGACGCCTGCTTGTCGTTCGCGGTCCGAGCGATGTCCACCTCCGACGCCCTGCTCGTGGCCGTGTCCTGCACCGGCTTTCTGCGCACGTCGCGCCTGCTTTCGCCCGTCACGAGCGTGACGATGCTGCACGAAGATCCCGAGAGAAACTGCGCGCTGGAAAAATACTTCGCCGAACAGAACAGCAAGGCGGATCGcctgttcaaaactgcagtcacgCAACACCGGGAGGGTGGCTTCATTCGCGACGGTGAAATGAAGTTTGACGTAGTCGTA TATGATGGCTATTTGTTAAT ATTGGCGCTATGCATTCACAGTGTGGAGGCCTCGGCGGGTGTGTTCGAAGTCTGCTTTTCTTTGTCCACATCGGTCCCGGTGTCTCCCAGCGCCACCATGCCTGATCAGCGACGAGCGAGGCTGTACCGGGTCCGCGGCCACGCGGTCGGCGGCGTCAACTGGAGGCCCACCCGGTTTGCCGAAGACGTTCCGCAGGCACACGTATGCTGTCTGTGTGGCACAATTCCACCGAGCACGGTGCTGCTTCCGTGCGCACACCTCCTGTGCGAGCCATGCCATGGGGGCAGCGCCAATCGAGGCAATGGCTCGTGTCCCTTGGACCGAGAGCCTTTCGAGGAACATGACTGCTCCGTAATTGTCATGCCAGTCAGGAAGGCAAGCAATCTCAGG GCTCACTGCTGGAACGAAGCCGCGGGCTGCGAATTCGTCGGTGCCTTGAAAGCTGTGTTGCGGCACTACGAGCACGAATGTGACTTTCACACGGTGGAATGCCCACGGTGTGGCGAGACGGTACTGCACAAAGAGCTGCCGACACACTACATGTCCGAGTGCCTCGCGGAGACCCTCTCTGCAAAGGATGGAGACCCGTCGTCTAAAGATGGCACTCTCACCACTGAGGATCACAATGCAGCCGCGAGGGATTTGAAGATGTGGCTGAGCGACGCGCAGAGCGATCGAGTGCCGGCCCTCCAGTCTCAAATAAACGCGCTCGTGGAACACGGGAAGAACCAAGGGGCGCAGTTGCTGGAAATCGCGCGCTCGATCGCGGAATTCCAACGAAGGTTCACTGAAGAAATGGCCCAACTGGTCGGCAGAGTGCCCTCGTCGTCATCCTTCAGGGAAGGTCTCAATTCAGATGGTCTCGAGTGTGGCTCTTCAAAGCAGGAAAAGGTGGCTCTCCGAGACAGGGGTTTCCTTCGTGAAGGAGGACTTACTCGAGAGTCCATAAGATGGAGTCTGGAGCAAAAGCTCATCCTGCGGAAGTTGGAGCTCTTGTCCCAAGCGACGGTCTCCTCCATCGATGGCTTGCGTCAAGAAATGCGTGCCGACCGGCGAACGACTGCCGTTTTTTGCAAACCGGTCGGGCCTTCGTTGTGCCACGTGGTGAACAAAACTCTCTCGTGTTCATTGAATCGTGGCACTGAGTGGGAACGGCGGACATACCTGCTGACCGTCAGGAGCGCTTCTGAGTGA
- the LOC126527408 gene encoding uncharacterized protein has translation MSSVRREALHQLSNYAVIGVNWRPMRLVEEVPPEHVCKHCHVIPQRTVLLPCKHAFCGLCCEANSSASRSVCPIDQQSCGKDELQTIVLPARIANSLKAHCWNESKGCEFVGAMDALLHHYEEECEFRFLQCAVTGETILHKDLPAHCKAGCVGSGAEAYFACSNQTIAQDTVPSAEDIKDTVEKQKKRLEYLRERLSKNQDRINNLGETLATQECKLQELELQRADGGRRPKGGFSRAVRNVVRRSFREVRRAVSSRQQPPRENAESVEHLVDTVAIQGKACSWEYEGLFQDDGKLPQSKPLE, from the exons ATGTCGTCTGTCAGGCGTGAAGCATTGCACCAACTAAGCAACTACGCCGTCATCGGCGTCAACTGGAGACCGATGCGTCTCGTCGAAGAAGTGCCGCCCGAGCACGTCTGCAAACACTGTCACGTGATTCCGCAGAGAACAGTGCTGCTTCCCTGCAAGCATGCCTTCTGCGGACTCTGCTGCGAGGCGAACTCGTCAGCGAGCCGGAGCGTCTGCCCCATCGACCAGCAGTCCTGCGGGAAAGACGAGCTCCAGACGATAGTGCTTCCAGCCAGAATAGCGAACAGCTTGAAG GCTCACTGCTGGAATGAAAGCAAAGGTTGCGAGTTTGTGGGCGCCATGGACGCTCTCCTGCACCACTACGAAGAAGAATGCGAGTTCCGCTTCCTTCAGTGTGCAGTAACCGGAGAGACCATCCTGCACAAAGACCTACCGGCCCACTGCAAAGCCGGGTGCGTCGGTTCTGGTGCCGAAGCATATTTCGCGTGCTCGAACCAAACGATCGCTCAAGACACCGTGCCCTCAGCCGAAGACATCAAAGACACCGTGGAGAAACAAAAGAAGCGACTCGAATACCTCCGCGAACGTCTCTCCAAAAACCAAGATCGGATAAACAACCTCGGCGAAACGTTGGCGACGCAAGAGTGCAAGTTGCAAGAACTGGAACTCCAGCGAGCAGACGGCGGGCGCCGACCGAAGGGCGGCTTCTCCCGCGCGGTCCGAAACGTTGTGCGGCGAAGCTTCcgcgaagtgcgccgcgccgtcTCAAGTAGGCAGCAGCCGCCGAGAGAGAATGCTGAATCAGTCGAGCATCTCGTCGACACAGTCGCTATCCAAGGCAAAGCGTGTTCGTGGGAGTACGAAGGTTTATTCCAAGATGATGGGAAGTTGCCGCAGAGTAAACCGCTTGAGTGA